In the genome of Acidobacteriota bacterium, the window TTTCCTGATTCCCAATATGTGAAAGTATCTTTTCCATCACTCCAGAGAACACAAAGAATCCAAGGAGATTCTGGATAGAGTTGAGCTCTCCATTCAAATCTGAATAAATTTGGTCTAACAAAATAGGTCTTAAATGATTTTCGAGATATTTGCTTTCCTGAGTTTAGAACAAAGGTTGTTTCAATAAAACCTGTATCCTGATATGAAGAAAAGTTTGCATATTTTTCACCCATCCTCATTATGATTTCTTGAGCAGTAATAGAAGAATCCGTGGATAATTTTTTCAACACAATGATAAATGACATAGAGGCAAGAAGGATAAAAATGAAAATATTTTTTATTCTCATTAATTAATGCCTCTTTTTTATTTTATATAGAATAAATTTTAAAGATATGTCAATTTTTCTCATAAATTTTATCTTTTGAAGAGGTTTTTTATAAGGAACCAGAGGTTTTCTTTTCTTTCTCTTAAACGTCTGTAAAAGTAAGGAAGCCAGTGAGTTCCAAATGGCACATATATTCTTATGTTATAACCTTCATTTGCAATTCTTTCCTGAGTTTTGGATCTTATTCCATAGAGCATCTGAAATTCAAATTTATCGTTTGAGATGTTTTTTTCTTTTGCCATTTTTTTTATCTCTTTTAGTAAATATGAGTCATGGGTCGCAATGGCAGGATAATTTCCATCGTTAAAAAGAATTGAGGCAAGGTCAAGAAAATTTTTTCTTATTTCCTTCATCTTTTTGATTGCGATTGATTTAGACTCTTTATATGCACCTTTACAGAGTCTTACTTTAGCATTTATTGAATTTAGATATTTTATATCCTCTTCGCTTCTATAAAGGTAAGCCTGAATAACAATTCCCACGTTGTCAAATTCCTTTTTCAGTCTTGAATATATATCCAGTGTCCTCTGGGTGTAAGGAGAACCTTCCATGTCTATTCTTACAAAATTATTGTAGTTTTTTGCTCTTTCGACTATTTTTCTCACATTCTGATAGCAATATTCATCATCTATGTCCAAACCCATTTGTGTTAGCTTCAAAGATACATGGGATTGAATCCCGTTGTTGTTTATTATATCAAGTAAATCTAAATATGTCTGAACAGCATCCTCAGCCATTTCTTTATTTTTTACATTCTCACCCAGGACATCCAATGTTGCAAGAATTCCCATAGAATTTAGTTTTTTTACAGCTATTATAGCAGACTCAGGAGTTTCACCCGCAACAAAACTTTTTGCTAAAAAAGTTAATAATTTCATTATTGCGCTCCCATTAAAAATTTAGAAATTAGTATTATATATTTACATGGAAAAAACAACTTTAAAATAATTAAAATAGTAACATCAAGAATTTATGGAAGGCTTGCAACT includes:
- a CDS encoding proline dehydrogenase family protein, whose amino-acid sequence is MKLLTFLAKSFVAGETPESAIIAVKKLNSMGILATLDVLGENVKNKEMAEDAVQTYLDLLDIINNNGIQSHVSLKLTQMGLDIDDEYCYQNVRKIVERAKNYNNFVRIDMEGSPYTQRTLDIYSRLKKEFDNVGIVIQAYLYRSEEDIKYLNSINAKVRLCKGAYKESKSIAIKKMKEIRKNFLDLASILFNDGNYPAIATHDSYLLKEIKKMAKEKNISNDKFEFQMLYGIRSKTQERIANEGYNIRIYVPFGTHWLPYFYRRLRERKENLWFLIKNLFKR